In a genomic window of Echeneis naucrates chromosome 4, fEcheNa1.1, whole genome shotgun sequence:
- the LOC115041802 gene encoding proproteinase E-like: MFVFVCVRVCPSQIGSMLQTLVLLLLQAVYVLGCGTPAFKPDTSRVVNGEDARPHSWPWQISLQVKHGSRYHHTCGGTLIGPRWVLTAGHCIWPGDVYRVVLGEHDMSQQEGTEQIRDVLRIIVHPKWDIDHVADGNDLALLKLDKSPVMNDSVAVACLPEAGEILAHGTPCYISGWGNLYTHGPMPDKLQQALLPVVEHSVCSQSDWWGINVKSTMICAGGDVIAGCNGDSGGPLNCMGKDGRWYVQGVTSFVSSRVCNEVKKPTVFTRTSAFTDWLSDVMLRY; encoded by the exons atgtttgtgtttgtgtgtgttcgcgTGTGTCCTTCACAGATTGGCAGCATGCTGCAGACACTggtgctcctgctgcttcagGCAGTGTATG TTTTGGGATGTGGCACACCTGCTTTCAAGCCTGACACCAGCAGGGTGGTAAACGGAGAGGATGCTCGCCCCCACAGCTGGCCTTGGCAG ATCTCCCTGCAGGTGAAACATGGCAGCCGTTACCATCACACCTGTGGAGGAACTCTGATTGGACCTCGCTGGGTGTTGACTGCTGGACACTGCATCTG GCCAGGAGACGTGTACCGTGTAGTTCTGGGAGAGCATGACATGAGCCAGCAAGAGGGCACCGAACAAATCAGAGATGTGCTGCGTATTATTGTTCATCCAAAGTGGGACATTGACCATGTGGCTGATGG AAATGATCTGGCCTTGCTGAAACTGGATAAGAGCCCTGTTATGAACGACAGCGTTGCAGTTGCTTGTCTTCCAGAGGCTGGAGAGATCCTCGCCCATGGGACACCGTGCTATATCTCGGGCTGGGGCAACCTTTACA ctCATGGCCCTATGCCGGACAAGCTGCAGCAGGCCTTACTGCCCGTGGTGGAGCACAGTGTGTGCAGCCAGAGTGACTGGTGGGGTATCAATGTCAAGAGCACCATGATCTGTGCAGGAGGAGACGTCATAGCTGGATGCAAT ggAGACTCTGGTGGCCCTCTGAACTGTATGGGTAAGGATGGCAGGTGGTACGTCCAGGGTGTGACCAGTTTTGTTTCCTCCCGCGTCTGCAATGAAGTCAAGAAGCCCACCGTCTTCACCCGCACCTCTGCCTTCACCGACTGGCTCAGTGAC GTCATGCTGCGATACTGA